A window of Scophthalmus maximus strain ysfricsl-2021 chromosome 4, ASM2237912v1, whole genome shotgun sequence genomic DNA:
GCGTTGGGGTCGGGGATGGGGGTGATGCTGTCTCTTCCGTACTGGATGGAGAAGGCAGTTTTTCCATAGTGCATGATGGAGGAGTAGTCGTAGGGAGTGTTGAGGTTGTTGGTGGACTGCTTGTAGAAGTTGTAGGCCATCTGTGGGTTGATGTTCTCCCAGTTGATCCTGACATGGTTGTCGCGGTCGCTCCTGGTCTGCTCGTGCTGGAAGCCCAGAGCGTGGTTGATCTCGTGCTGGACGATGCCGTGGTAGATGCAGCCCTGCCTGTTGAGAGAGAGCACCTGTCTGCCTCCCACTCTGCCCAGAGCGGAGAAACATCCGGCTTTGTTCTCAAAGCTGATGTAGTCGCGCTCGTTCTGACGGGGGGCGAAGCGAATGCAGGTCCTGCTGTGGAAGGACTTCATGGCGGAGTCAATCTTCTGCCACTCCCAGCTGGTGAACTCTCTGCTCACGGTGAAGGGGATCACGACCAAGCCGTTGGAGCCTTTCCTCCACAGGCAGCTCTGGGACCAGCACATCATGGCGTTTCTGGTTCTGGGAGCCAGCAGGTCTCCTTCCAGCAGGATCTCATCGGTGCCGTTGTTGGAGGTCAGAATCCTGGTGGTGATGTCAACGGTGTCGTCAGGGACCTCTTCCTCGCTTTCTTCCTCCTGGAGAGGAAGAGCCTGAGAGAGGccgagcaggagcagcagcagcaggctggcaGTGGGAGTCATCTTCAGGGTCGGTCTGGAGGCTGTGGAGCTTCTGTGGAGAGCTGCTGTGGAGACACTCCTGATGCTTTATGTTTGACTCAGTGCTGACCAGGGTCTTTATACTCTCCTCTACAGGTGTGTCTGCAGGATTATTATGGGCTGGGGTCCACACTGCTAAATAAACCTCTGAAGGGAGGACTCCACGGACAAACCTACTGTTTCAACACGGTTTGTTATCTCTGATCAGTAGCTGGATGAACACAGGTTTACATGttgggatttttaaaaaccaaacacattacTTGGTGATCAACTAATAAGACCTTAAGTGATCTTAGAAGAAATACAATGAATTAGAattttgtttcatatgtttATTTCCTTGGGAATTCCTCTATTAGTTTCCAGAAACTTCAAATCATGTTATCAGATTAATAATTGAgtcaaattcaaacacacagacaccatcCACACTGTGTTACCTCCAAGATAATTCAATCCTAAACCTTTTTTCAGTGGCGGCTGTTAATTGAGCATGAAGGTTTACCAATATTTTTTGAATAATGTAGAATAGTGTCAAATTTagactttttatttatcatcagaGTAATCCAGATGATCACTGTCTGTGGAAATTAAAAACGATATGAACCACAAGACGTCCAAGTAGTATGACTTTTCATGaggattttccaaaaatgtaatgaaataggCTACAGGCTACAAACACAGTAGTGTTCTTCGCCTCTGATTATGCTTCTCAtatattgttattgtatttGAGCCACAGATTTACAAATTCGAGTTTCAGAGAAGTAAATATCAAACAATCTGAACAAGACTAAGATCTTCAGCTGTGTGAGCAGCTTTGTGAGGCTCTACTCAGGCAAAATTATGCTTTGAGCTAAATCCTAAAGTCAGAATGCTAACCTTTTCACAATAACTATATTAACATGCTGCTAAACCATTTACTATTTTGATGTAACACTTTTATGTCTTAGCCTGTTAATATTTGCTTATTAGtaataaacacaaagtgcattAAGGTCAAAGGGAAATGTCATTAGATCTGACGATATTTgttcataaaccaaagtattggacaagTAGTCTTAACCCTATTGTGGTGCTACATGTAGAATGTTATGTATCAAAGTCGTGAGGATCAATGCTATGGAATCATGAATGTTCAATCAAAGGCTTTATCAACCTATTGGGTAGATGGTGGAATTTgtcacaggaaaaggaaaaagcttttgGTGGTGCTTTGGGAAATTCGGTCAGGGGATCTCTAAAGTATTATGATTCATCATGttgggaccatgaatgtctctAAAATACTATGACAATGTATCTGATTATTGATTAGATATTCAATTCtggacagaagaagaggacTGACTAACAATCCGAGTGATCAACACTGACACCGATGGAGCTGTTCCTCAAGGCAggcttttttattcattatgaGAGTAAATCAAATGATCACTGTATGAATTGaaaattatatgaaataaaGACGTCAAAGAAGCATGACTTTTtctgatgacattttaaaaatgcaatcaaataGACTTCTAGCTAAGAACAAAGAGGTGTAGTTAGTGTGTCTTGACAGAAGGTGGGAAATTATGAGCTTAAGTTAGGGACCATCTCAAAAGTCCATGcaaaatgggtttttttaccCAAGAATGCGGAACAtatattgttgtattttcaatactatttcatatattttataatttatggTACTATTGTTGTAATGTCAACCTGAGTACTTTTTGCTGGGGGGCATTTCTCTCATTCTTTAGACAACTTTGAAAATTATCGAGAAAGCAGAATTGTAGAAGAGACTCCAACTTAAAGTAGTTTGCACATATTCAACAATTATCGAGCAATTCATCACATTGCTATGTGATGGTATGCTTGTGCTAATGACtgctaatgtaaaatatctgcAATTTGAAACACTAATAAAAGGtaaaacaatgacacaacagCAATCAtgtttctttatctttattataGACAGTTTAGGCTTGTTGGGTTCATATATTCTGACTGTTTGAAAGAATGTGGTAAAAGGACCTGTAATCTTTACCATTGTTATCATATATTGTAGTCACTTTTGATTCATTacagaatataaaacacaaacaggaaaattgTCAATTTAGTATATGAGGCGTCAACATTGTTGTTAGCAGCCATAGAGCCTGTGGATCCTCATGATGTCCCAGTAGGACATGCCCTGCCTCTGGCCGATCTGGGCGTTGGGGTCGGGGATGGGGGTGATGCTGTCTCTTCCGTACTGGATGGAGAAGGCAGTTTTTCCATAGTGCATGATGGAGGAGTAGTCGTAGGGAGTGTTGAGGTTGTTGGTGGACTGCTTGTAGAAGTTGTAGGCCATCTGTGGGTTGATGTTCTCCCAGTTGATCCTGACATGGTTGTCGCGGTCGCTCCTGGTCTGCTCGTGCTGGAAGCCCAGAGCGTGGTTGATCTCGTGCTGGACGATGCCGTGGTAGATGCAGCCCTGCCTGTTGAGAGAGAGCACCTGTCTGCCTCCCACTCTGCCCAGAGCGGAGAAACATCCGGCTTTGTTCTCAATGCTGATGTAGTCGCGCTCGTTCTGACGGGGGGCGAAGCGAATGCAGGTCCTGCTGTGGAAGGACTTCATGGCGGAGTCGATCTTCTGCCACTCCCAGCTGGTGAACTCTCTGCTCACGGTGAAGGGGATCACGACCAAGCCGTTGGAGCCTTTCCTCCACAGGCAGCTCTGGGACCAGCACATCATGGCGTTTCTGGTTCTGGGAGCCAGAAGGTCTCCTTCCAGCAGGATCTCATCGGTGCCGTTGTTGGAGGTCAGAATCCTGGTGGTGATGTCAACGGTGTCGTCAGGGGCCTCTTCCTCGCTTTCTTCCTCCTGGAGAGGATGAGCCTGAGAGAGGccgagcaggagcagcagcagcaggctggcaGTGGGAGTCATCTTCAGGGTCGGTCTGGAGGCTGTGGAGCTTCTGTGGAGAGCTGCTGTGGAGACACTCCTGATGCTTTATGTTTGACTCAGTGCTGACCAGGGTCTTTATACTCTCCTCTACAGGTGTGTCTGCAGGATTATTATGGGCTGGGGTCCACACTGCTAGGCCTGAATAAACCTCTGAAGGGAGGACTCCACGAACAAACCTACTGTTTCAACACGGTTTGTTATCTCTGATCAGTAGCTGGATGAACACAGGTTTACATGTTGggaattttaaaaaccaaacacattacTTGGTGGTCAACCAATAAGACCTTAAATGATCTTAGAAGAAATACactaaattaaattgtgtttcatatGTTTATTTACTTGTGACTTCCTATATTATTAGTCACAAACTTCACATCATTTTATCAGAGTAATAATTCAGtaaaatccaaaacacaccGACACCATCCACACTCTGTTACATCCAAGATAATTCAACcctaaaccttttttttcagtggcgGCTTTTAATTGAGCATGAAGGTTCagcaatatttttaataaagtagAATAGTGACAATTTagactttttatttatcatcagaGTAATCCAGACGATCACTGTCTGTGGAAAGTGAAAACGATATGAACCACAAGAAGTCCAAGTAGCATGACTTTTCATGATGATTTTctcaaatgtaatgaaatagGCTACAGGCTACAGACACAGTGGTGTCGTTCGCCTCTGATTATGCTTCTCATATATTGTTATTGCATTTGagtcacacatttacaaattcAAGTTTCAGAGAAGTAAATATCAAACAATCTGAACAAGACTAAGATCTTCAGCTGTGCGAGCAGCTTTGTGAGGCTCTACTCAGGCAAAATTATGGTTTCAACTAAATGCTATAGTCAGAATGCTAACCAtttcacaataacaatattaacatGCTGATGCTaaaccatttaccattttgaTGAAACAATTTTATGTCTTAGCATGCTAATATTTTCTAATTAGtaataaacacaaagtgcattTAGGTCAAAGGGAAATGTCATTAGATCTGACGATATTTgttcataaaccaaagtattggacaagTAATCTTGACCCTATTGTGGTGCTACATGGAGAATGTTATGTATCAAAGTCGTGAAGATCAATGCTATGGAACCATGAATGTTCAATCAAAGGCTTTATCAACCTATTGTGTAGATGTTGGAATTTgtcacaggaaaaggaaaacgcTTTTGGTGGTGCTTTAGGAAATTCGGTCAGGGGATCTCTAAAGTATTATGATTCATCATGTTGGGACCATGAATGTTTCTAAAATTCCATGACAATGTATCTGGTTATTGATTAGATATTCAATTCTGGACAGAAGTGGTGGACTGACTAACAATATGAGTGATCAACACTGACACCGATGGAGATGTTCCTCAAGGCaggctttttaatttattatgaGAGTAAACCAGATGATCACTgtataaatttaaaatgatattaaataaaaaagtcaaagtagcATGACTTTTTCtgatgactttttaaaaatgcaatcaaataGGCTTCTAGCTAAAACACAGAGGTGCAGTTAATGTGTCTTGACAGAAGGTGGGGGAATTATGAGCTTAAGTTAGGGACCATCTCAAAAGTGCATGCAAAATGTCCATGTCTTCATTGTCATTAGAGCTGTAGACATATATAAAGAATGTAGCTTTGTATTTCTCCTCAATTAAAGGTTGCCACTCATAGCCTGTATTCAATTAAACTATCAAATATGTTATACAAATCTTAAGAAATTAGTGCATAGTAAATTCTACCTACAGCTTGTACTAGAGTCCCTTGCTTTGAGTCACAGTCATTCAGTAGTTCAGTTCAGTGAaatacatatacagtgtgtatcACATCCCAGAGTTTATTAcagatgtaaaaatgtaaatttcaaacctttaatgtctgaaaaaagatttttttaaacacatacatgttttcatatgttatgtttttttttacccaataATGCGGAACATATGTTGATGTATTTTCAGtactattttatatattttataatttatagtACTATTGTTGTAATGTCAACCTGACTACTTTTTACTGGGGGGCATTTCTCTCATTCTTTAGACAACTGGAAAATTATAGAGAAAGCAGAATTGTAGAAGAGACTCCTGCTTAAAGTAGTTTGCACATATTCAATGACTAATGACtgctaatgtaaaatatctgcAATTTGAAACACTAATAAAAGGtaaaacaatgacacaacaacaatcatgtttctttatctttattataGACAGTTTAGGCTTGTTGGGTTCATATATTCTGACTGTTTGAAAGAATGTGGTAAAAGGACCTGTAATCTTTACCATTGTTATCATATATTGTAGTCACTTTTGATTCATTacagaatataaaacacaaacaggaaaattgTCAATTTGGTATATGAGGCGTCAACATTGTTGTTAGCAGCCATAGAGCCTGTGGATCCTCATGATGTCCCAGTAGGACATGCCCTGCCTCTGGCCGATCTGGGCGTTGGGGTCGGGGATGGGGGTGATGCTGTCTCTTCCGTACTGGATGGAGAAGGCAGTTTTTCCATAGTGCATGATGGAGGAGTAGTCGTAGGGAGTGTTGAGGTTGTTGGTGGACTGCTTGTAGAAGTTGTAGGCCATCTGTGGGTTGATGTTCTCCCAGTTGATCCTGACATGGTTGTCGCGGTCGCTCCTGGTCTGCTCGTGCTGGAAGCCCAGAGCGTGGTTGATCTCGTGCTGGACGATGCCGTGGTAGATGCAGCCCTGCCTGTTGAGAGAGAGCACCTGTCTGCCTCCCACTCTGCCCAGAGCGGAGAAACATCCGGCTTTGTTCTCAAAGCTGATGTAGTCGCGCTCGTTCTGACGGGGGGCGAAGCGAATGCAGGTCCTGCTGTGGAAGGACTTCATGGCGGAGTCGATCTTCTGCCACTCCCAGCTGGTGAACTCTCTGCTCACGGTGAAGGGGATCACGACCAAGCCGTTGGAGCCTTTCCTCCACAGGCAGCTCTGGGACCAGCACCTCATGGCGTTTCTGGTTCTGGGAGCCAGAAGGTCTCCTTCCAGCAGGATCTCATCGGTGCCGTTGTTGGAGGTCAGAATCCTGGTGGTGATGTCAACGGTGTCGTCAGGGACCTCTTCCTCGCTTTCTTCCTCCTGGAGAGGATGAGCCTGAGAGAGGccgagcaggagcagcagcagcaggctggcaGTGGGAGTCATCTTCAGGGTCGGTCTGGAGGCTGTGGAGCTTCTGTGGAGAGCTGCTGTGGAGACACTCCTGATGCTTTATGTTTGACTCAGTGCTGACCAGGGTCTTTATACTCTCCTCTACAGGTGTGTCTGCAGGATTATTATGGGCTGGGGTCCACACTGCTAGGCCTGAATAAACCTCTGAAGGGAGGACTCCACGAACAAACCTACTGTTTCAACACGGTTTGTTATCTCTGATCAGTAGCTGGATGAACACAGGTTTACATGTTGggaattttaaaaaccaaacacattacTTGGTGGTCAACCAATAAGACCTTAAATGATCTTAGAAGAAATACactaaattaaattgtgtttcatatGTTTATTTACTTGTGACTTCCTATATTATTAGTCACAAACTTCACATCATTTTATCAGAGTAATAATTCAGtaaaatccaaaacacaccGACACCATCCACACTCTGTTACATCCAAGATAATTCAACcctaaaccttttttttcagtggcgGCTTTTAATTGAGCATGAAGGTTCagcaatatttttaataaagtagAATAGTGACAATTTagactttttatttatcatcagaGTAATCCAGACGATCACTGTCTGTGGAAAGTGAAAACGATATGAACCACAAGAAGTCCAAGTAGCATGACTTTTCATGATGATTTTctcaaatgtaatgaaatagGCTACAGGCTACAGACACAGTGGTGTCGTTCGCCTCTGATTATGCTTCTCATATATTGTTATTGCATTTGagtcacacatttacaaattcAAGTTTCAGAGAAGTAAATATCAAACAATCTGAACAAGACTAAGATCTTCAGCTGTGCGAGCAGCTTTGTGAGGCTCTACTCAGGCAAAATTATGGTTTCAACTAAATGCTATAGTCAGAATGCTAACCAtttcacaataacaatattaacatGCTGATGCTaaaccatttaccattttgaTGAAACAATTTTATGTCTTAGCATGCTAATATTTTCTAATTAGtaataaacacaaagtgcattTAGGTCAAAGGGAAATGTCATTAGATCTGACGATATTTgttcataaaccaaagtattggacaagTAATCTTGACCCTATTGTGGTGCTACATGGAGAATGTTATGTATCAAAGTCGTGAAGATCAATGCTATGGAACCATGAATGTTCAATCAAAGGCTTTATCAACCTATTGTGTAGATGTTGGAATTTgtcacaggaaaaggaaaacgcTTTTGGTGGTGCTTTAGGAAATTCGGTCAGGGGATCTCTAAAGTATTATGATTCATCATGTTGGGACCATGAATGTTTCTAAAATTCCATGACAATGTATCTGGTTATTGATTAGATATTCAATTCTGGACAGAAGTGGTGGACTGACTAACAATATGAGTGATCAACACTGACACCGATGGAGATGTTCCTCAAGGCaggctttttaatttattatgaGAGTAAACCAGATGATCACTgtataaatttaaaatgatattaaataaaaaagtcaaagtagcATGACTTTTTCtgatgactttttaaaaatgcaatcaaataGGCTTCTAGCTAAAACACAGAGGTGCAGTTAATGTGTCTTGACAGAAGGTGGGGGAATTATGAGCTTAAGTTAGGGACCATCTCAAAAGTGCATGCAAAATGTCCATGTCTTCATTGTCATTAGAGCTGTAGACATATATAAAGAATGTAGCTTTGTATTTCTCCTCAATTAAAGGTTGCCACTCAAAGCCTGTATTCAATTAAACTATCAAATATGTTATACAAATCTTAAGAAATTAGTGCATAGTAAATTCTACCTACAGCTTGTACTAGAGTCCCTTGCTTTGAGTCACAGTCATTCAGTAGTTCAGTTCAGTGAaatacatatacagtgtgtatcACATCCCAGAGTTTATTAcagatgtaaaaatgtaaatttcaaacctttaatgtctgaaaaaagatttttttaaacacatacatgttttcatatgttatgtttttttttacccaataATGCGGAACATATGTTGATGTATTTTCAGtactattttatatattttataatttatagtACTATTGTTGTAATGTCAACCTGACTACTTTTTACTGGGGGGCATTTCTCTCATTCTTTAGACAACTGGAAAATTATAGAGAAAGCAGAATTGTAGAAGAGACTCCTGCTTAAAGTAGTTTGCACATATTCAATGACTAATGACtgctaatgtaaaatatctgcAATTTGAAACACTAATAAAAGGtaaaacaatgacacaacaacaatcatgtttctttatctttattataGACAGTTTAGGCTTGTTGGGTTCATATATTCTGACTGTTTGAAAGAATGTGGTAAAAGGACCTGTAATCTTTACCATTGTTATCATATATTGTAGTCACTTTTGATTCATTacagaatataaaacacaaacaggaaaattgTCAATTTAGTATATGAGGCGTCAACATTGTTGTTAGCAGCCATAGAGCCTGTGGATCCTCATGATGTCCCAGTAGGACATGCCCTGCCTCTGGCCGATCTGGGCGTTGGGGTCGGGGATGGGGGTGATGCTGTCTCTTCCGTACTGGATGGAGAAGGCAGTTTTTCCATAGTGCATGATGGAGGAGTAGTCGTAGGGAGTGTTGAGGTTGTTGGTGGACTGCTTGTAGAAGTTGTAGGCCATCTGTGGGTTGATGTTCTCCCAGTTGATCCTGACATGGTTGTCGCGGTCGCTCCTGGTCTGCTCGTGCTGGAAGCCCAGAGCGTGGTTGATCTCGTGCTGGACGATGCCGTGGTAGATGCAGCCCTGCCTGTTGAGAGAGAGCACCTGTCTGCCTCCCACTCTGCCCAGAGCGGAGAAACATCCGGCTTTGTTCTCAAAGCTGATGTAGTCGCGCTCGTTCTGACGGGGGGCGAAGCGAATGCAGGTCCTGCTGTGGAAGGACTTCATGGCGGAGTCGATCTTCTGCCTCTCCCAGCTGGTGAACTCTCTGCTCACGGTGAAGGGGATCACGACCAAGCCGTTGGAGCCTTTCCTCCACAGGCAGCTCTGGGACCAGCACCTCATGGCGTTTCTGGTTCTGGGAGCCAGCAGGTCTCCTTCCAGCAGGATCTCATCGGTGCCGTTGTTGGAGGTCAGAATCCTGGTGGTGATGTCAACGGTGTCGTCAGGGGCCTCTTCCTCGCTTTCTTCCtcctggagaggaagagactgagagaggccgagcaggagcagcagcagcaggctggcaGTGGGAGTCATCTTCAGGGTCGGTCTGGAGGCTGTGGAGCTTCTGTGGAGAGCTGCTGTGGAGACACTCCTGATGCTTTATGTTTGACTCAGTGCTGACCAGGGTCTTTATACTCTCCTCTACAGGTGTGTCTGCAGGATTATTATGGGCTGGGGTCCACACTGCTAGGCCTAAATAAACCTCTGAAGGGAGGACTCCAGACAAACCTACCGTTTCAACATGGTTTTCTTATCTGTTT
This region includes:
- the LOC124849917 gene encoding high choriolytic enzyme 1-like, giving the protein MTPTASLLLLLLLGLSQALPLQEEESEEEVPDDTVDITTRILTSNNGTDEILLEGDLLAPRTRNAMMCWSQSCLWRKGSNGLVVIPFTVSREFTSWEWQKIDSAMKSFHSRTCIRFAPRQNERDYISFENKAGCFSALGRVGGRQVLSLNRQGCIYHGIVQHEINHALGFQHEQTRSDRDNHVRINWENINPQMAYNFYKQSTNNLNTPYDYSSIMHYGKTAFSIQYGRDSITPIPDPNAQIGQRQGMSYWDIMRIHRLYGC
- the LOC118302254 gene encoding high choriolytic enzyme 1-like codes for the protein MTPTASLLLLLLLGLSQAHPLQEEESEEEAPDDTVDITTRILTSNNGTDEILLEGDLLAPRTRNAMMCWSQSCLWRKGSNGLVVIPFTVSREFTSWEWQKIDSAMKSFHSRTCIRFAPRQNERDYISIENKAGCFSALGRVGGRQVLSLNRQGCIYHGIVQHEINHALGFQHEQTRSDRDNHVRINWENINPQMAYNFYKQSTNNLNTPYDYSSIMHYGKTAFSIQYGRDSITPIPDPNAQIGQRQGMSYWDIMRIHRLYGC
- the LOC118302250 gene encoding high choriolytic enzyme 1-like encodes the protein MTPTASLLLLLLLGLSQSLPLQEEESEEEAPDDTVDITTRILTSNNGTDEILLEGDLLAPRTRNAMRCWSQSCLWRKGSNGLVVIPFTVSREFTSWERQKIDSAMKSFHSRTCIRFAPRQNERDYISFENKAGCFSALGRVGGRQVLSLNRQGCIYHGIVQHEINHALGFQHEQTRSDRDNHVRINWENINPQMAYNFYKQSTNNLNTPYDYSSIMHYGKTAFSIQYGRDSITPIPDPNAQIGQRQGMSYWDIMRIHRLYGC
- the LOC118302899 gene encoding high choriolytic enzyme 1-like, with translation MTPTASLLLLLLLGLSQAHPLQEEESEEEVPDDTVDITTRILTSNNGTDEILLEGDLLAPRTRNAMRCWSQSCLWRKGSNGLVVIPFTVSREFTSWEWQKIDSAMKSFHSRTCIRFAPRQNERDYISFENKAGCFSALGRVGGRQVLSLNRQGCIYHGIVQHEINHALGFQHEQTRSDRDNHVRINWENINPQMAYNFYKQSTNNLNTPYDYSSIMHYGKTAFSIQYGRDSITPIPDPNAQIGQRQGMSYWDIMRIHRLYGC